From a single Brassica rapa cultivar Chiifu-401-42 chromosome A01, CAAS_Brap_v3.01, whole genome shotgun sequence genomic region:
- the LOC103849757 gene encoding protein DNA-DAMAGE INDUCIBLE 1 isoform X1: protein MRITVMTAGEQIITLDVDSHETVENVKALLEVEANVPIQQQQLLYNGNEMRNSDKLSALGVKDDDLLMMMVSNASSGSVGGSDLGMNPDGSASNPAAFQQHIRGDANIMGQLFQTDPELAQVISGSDLNKLQDVLRSRHQQRSVAQRQKEEELALLYADPFDVEAQKKIEAAIRQKGIDENWEAALEHNPEGFARVIMLYVDMEVNGIPLQAFVDSGAQSTIISKSCAERCGLLRLMDQRYKGIAQGVGQTEILGRIHVAPIKIGKNFYPCSFIVLDSPNMEFLFGLDMLRKHQCTIDLKDNVLTVGGGEVSVPFLQEKDLPSRFLDEGGVPNQASSSGAAVPSGFTEKKSNTVASPASQPSRSEGPEFEAKIAKLVELGFSREAVVQALRLFEGNEEQAAGFLFGG, encoded by the exons ATGAGGATCACTGTGATGACCGCCGGCGAACAAATCATCACCCTTGACGTCGATTCACACGAAACC GTTGAGAATGTTAAAGCCTTGCTCGAGGTTGAG GCGAATGTTCCGATTCAGCAGCAGCAGCTCTTGTACAATGGCAATGAGATGAGGAACTCTGATAAATTGAGTGCATTGGGTGTTAAAGATGATGAtttgttgatgatgatggtttCCAATGCCTCATCTGG TAGTGTGGGAGGGAGTGATTTGGGTATGAATCCTGATGGGTCAGCTTCGAACCCTGCAGCTTTCCAGCAGCATATTCGGGGTGATGCTAATATTATGGGACAGTTGTTCCAG ACTGATCCTGAGCTTGCACAAGTGATTTCTGGAAGCGATTTAAATAAGTTACAGGATGTTTTGCGTTCACGGCATCAACAGCGATCTGTAGCGCAGCGTCAGAAGGAGGAGGAACTT GCCCTATTGTATGCAGATCCTTTTGATGTTGAAGCACAGAAGAAAATCGAAGCTGCAATTCGGCAG AAAGGAATTGATGAGAACTGGGAAGCTGCCCTTGAACATAACCCCGAAGGTTTTGCTCGGGTG ATAATGCTGTATGTGGATATGGAGGTCAATGGTATACCTCTACAG GCTTTTGTTGATAGTGGTGCTCAATCTACAATCATATCCAAGAGTTGTGCTGAGAGATGCGG ATTGCTGAGACTGATGGATCAACGGTATAAAGGTATTGCTCAGGGTGTTGGCCAAACAGAGATATTAGGCCGTATTCATGTCGCTCCAATCAAG ATTGGAAAAAACTTTTACCCGTGTTCATTCATAGTGCTGGATTCACCTAACATGGAGTTCCTTTTTGGCCTGGATATGCTGCGTAAGCATCAG TGCACTATTGATTTGAAGGATAACGTCCTGACTGTTGGAGGAGGAGAGGTCTCAGTTCCCTTTTTGCAAG AGAAAGACCTCCCTTCTCGATTCCTGGATGAAGGTGGTGTCCCGAATCAAGCATCTAGCTCTGGAGCAGCA GTTCCTTCTGGGTTTACAGAGAAGAAGAGTAACACAGTTGCAAGCCCAGCGAGTCAACCTTCAAGATCAGAG GGACCTGAGTTTGAAGCCAAAATTGCAAAGCTTGTTGAGTTAGGATTCTCCAGAGAAGCAGTGGTGCAAGCtctgagattgtttgaaggaaacGAAGAACAAGCTGCTGGGTTTCTCTTTGGTGGATGA
- the LOC103849757 gene encoding protein DNA-DAMAGE INDUCIBLE 1 isoform X2, with protein MRITVMTAGEQIITLDVDSHETVENVKALLEVEANVPIQQQQLLYNGNEMRNSDKLSALGVKDDDLLMMMVSNASSGVGGSDLGMNPDGSASNPAAFQQHIRGDANIMGQLFQTDPELAQVISGSDLNKLQDVLRSRHQQRSVAQRQKEEELALLYADPFDVEAQKKIEAAIRQKGIDENWEAALEHNPEGFARVIMLYVDMEVNGIPLQAFVDSGAQSTIISKSCAERCGLLRLMDQRYKGIAQGVGQTEILGRIHVAPIKIGKNFYPCSFIVLDSPNMEFLFGLDMLRKHQCTIDLKDNVLTVGGGEVSVPFLQEKDLPSRFLDEGGVPNQASSSGAAVPSGFTEKKSNTVASPASQPSRSEGPEFEAKIAKLVELGFSREAVVQALRLFEGNEEQAAGFLFGG; from the exons ATGAGGATCACTGTGATGACCGCCGGCGAACAAATCATCACCCTTGACGTCGATTCACACGAAACC GTTGAGAATGTTAAAGCCTTGCTCGAGGTTGAG GCGAATGTTCCGATTCAGCAGCAGCAGCTCTTGTACAATGGCAATGAGATGAGGAACTCTGATAAATTGAGTGCATTGGGTGTTAAAGATGATGAtttgttgatgatgatggtttCCAATGCCTCATCTGG TGTGGGAGGGAGTGATTTGGGTATGAATCCTGATGGGTCAGCTTCGAACCCTGCAGCTTTCCAGCAGCATATTCGGGGTGATGCTAATATTATGGGACAGTTGTTCCAG ACTGATCCTGAGCTTGCACAAGTGATTTCTGGAAGCGATTTAAATAAGTTACAGGATGTTTTGCGTTCACGGCATCAACAGCGATCTGTAGCGCAGCGTCAGAAGGAGGAGGAACTT GCCCTATTGTATGCAGATCCTTTTGATGTTGAAGCACAGAAGAAAATCGAAGCTGCAATTCGGCAG AAAGGAATTGATGAGAACTGGGAAGCTGCCCTTGAACATAACCCCGAAGGTTTTGCTCGGGTG ATAATGCTGTATGTGGATATGGAGGTCAATGGTATACCTCTACAG GCTTTTGTTGATAGTGGTGCTCAATCTACAATCATATCCAAGAGTTGTGCTGAGAGATGCGG ATTGCTGAGACTGATGGATCAACGGTATAAAGGTATTGCTCAGGGTGTTGGCCAAACAGAGATATTAGGCCGTATTCATGTCGCTCCAATCAAG ATTGGAAAAAACTTTTACCCGTGTTCATTCATAGTGCTGGATTCACCTAACATGGAGTTCCTTTTTGGCCTGGATATGCTGCGTAAGCATCAG TGCACTATTGATTTGAAGGATAACGTCCTGACTGTTGGAGGAGGAGAGGTCTCAGTTCCCTTTTTGCAAG AGAAAGACCTCCCTTCTCGATTCCTGGATGAAGGTGGTGTCCCGAATCAAGCATCTAGCTCTGGAGCAGCA GTTCCTTCTGGGTTTACAGAGAAGAAGAGTAACACAGTTGCAAGCCCAGCGAGTCAACCTTCAAGATCAGAG GGACCTGAGTTTGAAGCCAAAATTGCAAAGCTTGTTGAGTTAGGATTCTCCAGAGAAGCAGTGGTGCAAGCtctgagattgtttgaaggaaacGAAGAACAAGCTGCTGGGTTTCTCTTTGGTGGATGA